From the Lathyrus oleraceus cultivar Zhongwan6 chromosome 4, CAAS_Psat_ZW6_1.0, whole genome shotgun sequence genome, one window contains:
- the LOC127137319 gene encoding uncharacterized protein LOC127137319 → MFQGPTVSVAIASAVMEKTYRRKTYQYKLRDSKVDELRKLSEFLVEDYRVTFKQAYGNMLEVLSTKEDPRLMFTFAQFYDPTLHCFTFQDFLLPPTLEEFAHLLQLPVKDQAPYMIEDNFPDSADIAQALCMKKDLIESTLQIKGNTQGLPSKLLFENATLFSNSGSWDAFYASFALLICGLVLFPSVKGFVDKTSINIFISQNPVPTLLVYVLFSFHWRNMKKGGTISCCIPLLQNWIMSHLLKKGPFIDNVGNLKWSQRLMSLDAKDIIWYSLNYLRIELIFQCGEFPNVPLVSTKWGLINYSHILSLRQLGYPLKEKPKDRLLEELLLAEEVENPKLMKKMRRAWGKIQRVGKKELGKQLCTVTVSYANWVKSMAKMIKLPYAWELSTCIKKPHAVVVSEVDRLKETIKKLEKENVGLRSSLIKVTS, encoded by the coding sequence ATGTTTCAGGGGCCTACTGTGTCAGTTGCTATTGCCAGTGCAGTCATGGAAAAGACATACCGAAGAAAAACATACCAGTATAAATTGAGAGACTCCAAGGTTGATGAATTGAGAAAGCTCAGCGAATTTCTGGTTGAAGACTACCGAGTAACCTTCAAACAAGCCTATGGCAACATGTTGGAAGTTTTGTCTACTAAGGAAGACCCAAGGCTGATGTTCACATTTGCGCAGTTCTACGATCCCACACTACATTGCTTCACGTTCCAGGACTTTCTTCTACCCCCCACACTAGAGGAATTTGCCCATCTGCTACAGTTACCGGTTAAAGACCAAGCTCCCTACATGATTGAGGATAATTTTCCGGATTCCGCAGATATAGCTCAAGCCTTGTGCATGAAGAAGGATTTAATCGAGTCCACTCTCCAAATCAAGGGTAACACACAGGGTCTTCCGTCTAAACTCTTATTCGAGAATGCCACTTTGTTTTCCAATAGTGGAAGTTGGGACGCCTTTTATGCCAGCTTCGCACTACTCATTTgtggtttggtattgttcccgAGTGTTAAAGGCTTCGTTGACAAGACCTCCATCAACATATTCATCTCCCAGAACCCAGTTCCCACCTTACTAGTTTATGTCCTCTTCTCATTCCATTGGAGAAATATGAAGAAAGGGGGGACTATTAGTTGTTGTATTCCTCTGCTTCAGAATTGGATCATGTCCCACTTGTTGAAGAAAGGACCATTCATTGATAATGTGGGCAATTTGAAATGGTCACAAAGATTGATGTCATTGGATGCCAAAGACATCATTTGGTATAGTCTCAACTACTTGAGGATAGAGTTGATCTTCCAATGTGGGGAGTTCCCAAATGTTCCTCTCGTCAGCACAAAATGGGGTTTGATCAACTATAGCCACATTCTCTCATTGCGTCAGTTGGGATATCCACTCAAGGAGAAACCTAAAGACCGTCTATTGGAAGAACTGCTATTAGCTGAAGAGGTTGAAAATCCAAAGCTGATGAAGAAAATGCGCAGAGCTTGGGGCAAGATACAGCGAGTTGGGAAGAAAGAACTAGGAAAGCAACTGTGTACTGTAACAGTGTCGTATGCTAATTGGGTGAAGTCaatggccaaaatgattaaaCTACCGTACGCATGGGAACTTTCCACGTGTATCAAGAAACCACATGCCGTCGTCGTTTCTGAAGTGGATCGCCTTAAAGAAACCATCAAGAAGTTGGAAAAGGAGAACGTCGGTCTCCGTTCCAGTCTGATAAAGGTCACCTCATAA